In the genome of Aedes aegypti strain LVP_AGWG chromosome 2, AaegL5.0 Primary Assembly, whole genome shotgun sequence, the window TTCGAGTCACCACATTCCGATCAAAATCAATTCCGAAATGTTGGCCAACGAATCGCAGCACTTGAGCCTTTCTCAGAGGGAATCTCATCCTTCGCAGAAATGGGGAACGATCTCGCATGGAACCTCCCAGCAGGCCCTTCTAGCGCTGACCAATGAGAACAACAACATCGCTAAGTTCGTGCCACCAAGTCATCCGGTGTCTAGCGATAGTCTTCAACCTTTAGGGCTTATTCCACCTTCGGGTAAGGACTCGGGCGGTGGTGGGACTGGTGGCGGCGGAGGAGGCAAGGACAAGGAGTTACCGACGCCGACTTCCACCCCAACAACCTCGAGAAAAAGTCGACGAAGATCCAATCTGTTCATTCCTTCCTCGTCGAAGAAGGAACAACAGGATAAGATCAAAAATGGCGAACTTGGCAGTGGACGAGCGATTCCGATCAAGCAGGGTTATCTGTACAAACGAAGTAGCAAGTCCTTGAACAAGGAATGGAAGAAGAAGTACGTTACGCTTTGTGACGATGGACGATTAACATACCACCCCTCGTTGCACGATTACATGGACGATGTCCACGGGAAGGAAGTATCCCTGCAGTACGTAACGGTCAAAGTGCCGGGACAGAAACCTAGAGGCTCCAAATCTATCATTACCAATAGTGCCCTGACGGGAGCGAACGCCACAGCACCGATCGTTAACGGGAAAATGACCGGATCCACTGGATCCCAGACCGGCGGAAGCAACGGCCTTACCGAAGGCATCGGAGGCCTCTCGCTGGCCAAGGATCGTAAAATGACGGAGAAAGTTCTGCTGACGGCATTCGACACCCTTAGGGAACCGGTGAAATCCAACTCCCAGACCAGTGGCGATGAGGGCATTGTGATCAGCAACAGCAATTCGCAGAGCTTCATCGGTTCGGATGGCAACACCAGCAAAATGGATGCCCAAACGCCGAACGTGAAGAAGCGCCACCGACGGATGAAGAGCAGTGGTGTGGGAAAGAACAACGAGTATGACGGTAAGATTCCTGGATTTCTCCTCaactattcaaattttatggttaAATCTTTCATCATCTAATCGTAGATTCCGACGGGTTCGAGTTCTACATCGTTTCGCTCGATAACAAGCAGTGGCACTTTGAGGCGAGCAATTCGGAGGAACGGGACGAGTGGGTGTCGGTCATCGAGCAGGAGATCTTCAAATCGCTGCAGGGGATCGAGTCGTCCAAGTCGAAACCGCTCAACCCGAGCGACATCGCTTCGATGCAATCGATCCGGAGTCGGGTGCCGGGCAATGGGTACTGCGTGGACTGTGATTCGCCAAGTAAGAGCTGACGACAACTTCGGAAGATAAAGAGGTTTCAACGGTTTGATCTATTGTTTCAGATCCGGAATGGGCCAGTTTGAATCTGGGTGTGCTTATGTGTATCGAGTGTTCCGGAGTGCACCGGAATCTCGGCTCGCACATCAGCAAAGTACGATCTCTGGGACTGGATGAGTGGCCGTAAGTACAAAATGCATTTCTTATAAATCGTTGTAGAAACTATGATTGTTAATAGTTTCCTTCAATCTCAGATAAAGTAACCAGACGCTCAACACTTCCTATGTCCGTTTCGCATTCCTTAATTCCGATCTCGCTTACGGGTTTTTGCTTGTTTTTGCTTGCTGACTACCAGACGTAGTCGTCATTCACCTCACAACGTCACCAGAACGTTTAACCTAGCGGCCCTTGCTGGGTCTCGTCGTTTCGTAGCTCGGTTCGCAGCGCACGCGCACGCACCCCTGTGGTGGTTGTGCAGTAGTAAACTCGGCAAAAGCTTCCCATCGTGTTCGTTTCCTCTCGTTTCGCTCGGGGTCATTATACTTGCTAATTGCTATCCTTCCATCATAGTTCCtcggatttcttctggaagtaTCACAAGGAGTTCCTCGGAGTGACCTTCTGGATGATCTTCTAAGATTCCATCTAGAGAGTTGATCTGGAAGTTGCTGTAGAATTTATCACGAAACTTCCTCttggagttctttcagcaagtccttttttttctttcagaagtttttcaataatttctgcTAGAAGCCCCTCTAGGAGTTTTTCTCTAAGTTCCATTAGAATTTCTTTCGTAAGACCCTCTAAAATTTCCTCATGAAGCTCTATTAGAAGTTCATCTGtaagttcctctaggagttcttctgaaaattctttcgGAAGTCCTTCTAGGTTTGATGTTACGGAAGTTCgcgtaggagttcctccggatgtTTCTGTTGGAGTTCCtgcggaagttcctgtaggagttcctacGGAATTTCCTACAGGAGTACCTCcggaaattcctgcaggagttcctACGGAATTTCctataggagttcctccggaaattcttgTAAGAGTTCCTTCATAAGATCCTGTACGAGTTCCTCCGCAAGATCATGCATGTAAGAgttccggaagttcctgtagtagttcctccgaaagttcttgtagaatttcctccgaaagttcttgcaggaattcctccggaagttcctgtaggagtccCTCCGTAGTTTTCTATAGGAGTTCCTACGGAAGTATTGCAGAAGTTCCTCGAGACATTCTTATAGCAGATCACCCAAAAGGTCCTCTGATATTTCTTCTAGAAGAaccttcagaagttcttcctAAAGATCTCCGGATTTCTTCCGGATGAGGAGTTTCTTCAGGCAATCATTGGATTTCATCTAGAGAACTCTTCTGAAacttactgtaaagtttatcccgaaactTCTTCTGGGAATTCTTCCAGCAAGCCCTTTCGAAGTTCTTCAGGaactttctcaagaaattctccTGAAAGTTCCTCTCAAATTTCCTCTAGGAATGTTTCCGGAAGCTCATCTAGGAGTTGTTCCAGAAGTTCCGCTAGGGGAAGATCCTCTAGAAAtacctccagaagtttcttcggaaattcgacTGGTCTCATCTAGAAAGTTGATCTGGAAGTTGCTGTAGAATTTATCCCGAAACTTCCTTTAGGAGTCCTTCCAGCAAGTTGTCTATAAGTTCTTCCGGTAGCTTCTTCTGGAAAATCCTCTAGGAGTTTTTCCCTAAGTTACTTTAGAATTTCATTCGGAAGATCCTCTAAAATTTCCTCCTGAAGCTCCATTAGAAGTTCATCTGgcagttcctctaggaattcttctgacaattctttcggaaattcttctaggtTTTTTAAAGTTCATCTAGGAGGtcggcttggatttttttttccggaagttcctgtaagAGGCTACGGAAGTtcatgtaggagttcctcctgaagTTTCTGTAGAAGTTACTACGAAAGTTGCTGTAGGAGTTCATCTGGAAGTGCCTGTAAGAGTTCCTACTTaatttcctacaggagttcctccggaatttTCTATAGGAGTTCGTACGGAATTTCCTACAGGGGATCCTCCGGAATTTTCTGTAGGAGTTCGTACGGAATTTCCTACAGGGgatcctccggaaattcctgtaaaagttccggaagttcctgtagaagttcctccggatgttcctgtaggagttcctccggaagttcctgtaggagttctttCGGAAGATCCTGCACGAGTTCCTTCGCAAGATCCTGTAGTAGTTCCTCtgaaagttcctgtaggagttccttcggaagtttctgtaggagtttCTCTGGAAGTATTTCAGAAGTTCCTCGAGACGTTCTCATAGCAGATCATTCAAAAGGTCCTCTGGTATTTCTTCTAGAAGAActttcagaagttcttcctAAAGATCTCTGGATTTCTTCCGGATGAGGAGTTTCTCCAGGCAATCTTCCGAAAAGTTTCCTTGGATTTTATCTAGAAAACTCTTCTGAAACTTACTGTAGAATTTATCCCGAAACTTCCTCTAGAAATCCTTCCAGTAAGTTCTCTATAAGTTCTTCCGGTAGTTTCTCaattatttctccaggaaactcCTCTTGGAGTTTTTCTTTCGGGAGTCCTTGTAGGTATTTTTGAAGTTGGATTTTTTCCGCaagttcctgtagaagttcctccgaaagttcctgcaggagttcctccggatgtttgtgtaggaattcctacaggatacGGAAGTATTGTAGAAGTTCCTCAGGACGTTCCTATAGCAGATCACCCAAAAATTCCTCTGTTAGTTTTTCTAGAAGAacctccagaagttcttcctAAAGATCTCCGGATTTCTTCCAGATGTTTCACTAGGAGTTTCTCCTGTCGATCTTCTGAAAGTTCTCCTTGGATTTCATCTTTGATCTAGAGAACTCTTCTGAAAGTTGCTATAAATTTAATCCTGAAACTTCTTCTGggagttcttccggaagtttctcaaggatttctcctggaagttCCTCTTAATTTTCTCCGGAAGCTCATGTAGGAGTTCAACCGGATGTTTTCCTAGGGGTTGGTATGGAAAATCATCTAGGAGTACCTCGAGAAGTTGCTTCAGAAAATCGACTGATTTCGGCAACGAAATACTTCAGAAGTTCACCAGAGTTCtcttaaccttagtaaggaccttgggtctttttcgacccatttcaaaattcaaatcaatataacttttgattgaaataacctagcaatttgaaactttctgacaattatttttttgttggaaattttgtttttgcggaaacaaaagttttgaatgacccctaggggagcttccataaaaaaagttacaaattgtgacttagggtcgttttcgacccgaaaattcaaacagctcgcaaaaatcagtgtgtcgaccgaatttagttctgttgggcttaaatgaagggcacacatgtctagtttcagaaacccttccggagatccggatttggtcactgtggccaccgggaacctgctacatatgaaaaaagtcccttaagagacccttactttgacgacctgtagtttcgtaactaaacaagtaatctgaaccgtcctcatattgttgaacaggtattcacgtggactgtgaatagagattctcaaatcgcttagttattcatacccggttccggaaacccggaacatccgaaaagtaagcttCTATCGtagttctgtatatgtaattcacatcggtgctattcggttgatggatattttggcataattttttttctgtaataaggaaccaattgccagcgcacattccctgaaaaattcgtTCCAGTGAGgtcaatgcggaaccggttcctggagtcccgggaggtggccaatctggacaaatcgatgaaattactcagatttgaaccccaaatgcattgtgtccaattctttacgttttcttatgtttggatgtattttgccgaaagaatgaatgaatggttattctggtccttttggagcaccggaatggccaccgggaaacccgtaatatgggaccacaatgttttagcaccaaaaataggcatgcgacggctcaatcttcatgattttgcatccccgtgacacttctagttcaattattgatgaatgaccactttggttcttctggcccaccgaaataactcaggaatggccaccggaaatatccgtattgtgggacatttcagtttttgtaccaaaactaggcatgcgacggctcaatcttcttgattttgcatccctgtgatacttctagttcaattattgacgaatgaccactttggttcctctggcccagcgaaataacccaggaatggccaacggaaatacccatattgtgggacattccagtttttgcaccaaaactaggtgtgtgacggctcaatcttcatgattttcaatacTTGTGACTCTGctggttcaattattgatgaatgaccactttggttcctCTGGCCcaacgaaataacccaggaatgaccaccggaagtccccgtattgtgggacatttcagtttttgtaccaaaactaggtatgcgacggctcaatcttcatgattttgcatccctgtAACATTTCTAGTTCAATTAGTGATGAATGactactttggttcttctggcccaccaaaataactcaggaatgaccaccggaaatacccatattgtgggacatatcagtttttgcaccaaaactaggcatgcgactgatcaatcttcaagatgttGCATCCATGAgactttgctagttcaattattgatgaaggaccactttggttctgctggcccagcgaaataacccaggaatgaccaccggaaatacccgtattgtgggacatttcagtttttgtaccaaaactaggcatgcgacggctcattcttcatgattttgaatacctgtgactttgatagttcaattattgatgaatggccactttggttcttctggctcatcgaaataacccaggaatgaccaccggaaatacccgtattgttggacatttcagtttttgtaccaaaagtaggcatgcaacgtctcaatcttcatgattttgaataccggAGACTTTgcttgttcaattattgatgaatgaccactttggttcttctggctcatcaaaataacccaggaatgaccaccggaaatacccgtattgtgggacatttcagtttttgtaccaaaactaggcatgcgacggctcattcttcatgattttgaatacctgtgactttgatagttcaattattgatgaatgaccactttggttcttctggcccaccgaaataactcaggaatggccaccggaaatccctgtattgtgggacatttcagtttttgtaccaaaactagccatgcgacggctcaatcttcatgattttgaatacctgagACTTTgcttgttcaattattgatgaatgaccactttggttcctCTGGCTCATCAAtttaacccaggaatggccaccggaaatacccgtattgtgggacatttcagtttttgtaccaaaactaggcatgcgacggctcattcttcatgattttgaatacctgtgactttgatagttcaattattgatgaatgaccactttggttcttctggcccaccgaaataactcaggaatggccaccggaaatccctgtattgtgggacatttcagtttttgtaccaaaactagccatgcgacggctcaatcttcatgattttgaatacctgagactttgctagttcaattattgatgaaggACCACTTTGGTTCTGCTGACtcatcgaaataacccaggaatggccaccggaaatacccgtattgtgggacatttcagtttttgtaccaaaactaggcatgcgacggctcaatcttcagcCAGAGTGCTTATTCATCTATAATTGAAAAagaaaagtcacaggtattcaaaatcatgaagattgagccgtcgaatGCCTAGTTTTTGTGCAAAAACTGGAAAGTCCCTCAAAATATGTATtttcggtggccattcctgggttatttcgctgggccagaagaaccaaagtggtaattcatcaataattgaactagaagtgtcacagggatgcaaaatcatgaagattgagccgtcgcatttctagttttggtgcaaaaactgaaatgtcccacaatacgggtatttccagTGACCATTCCTAGGTTATTTCGAtgagccagaagaaccaaagcggtcattcatcaataattaaaccagcagagtcacaggtattcaaaatcatgaagattgagccgtcacatgcctagttttggtacaaaaactgaaatgtcaatcttcatgattttgaatacctgagactttgctagttcaattattgatgaatgaccactttggttcctCTGGCCcaacgaaataacccaggaatgaccaccggaagtccccgtattgtgggacatttcagtttttgtaccaaaactaggtatgcgacggctcaatcttcatgattttgcatccctgtgACATTTCTAGTTCAATTAGTGATGAATGactactttggttcttctggcccaccaaaataactcaggaatgaccaccggaaatacccatattgtgggacatatcagtttttgcaccaaaactaggcatgcgactgatcaatcttcaagatgttGCATCCCTGAgactttgctagttcaattattgatgaatgaccactttggttctgctggcccagcgaaataacccaggaatgaccaccggaaatacccgtattgtgggacatttcagtttttgtaccaaaactaggcatgcgacggctcattcttcatgattttgaatac includes:
- the LOC5575569 gene encoding centaurin-gamma-1A isoform X3 encodes the protein MSHYRNSAEIPIILVGTQDAISERSPRVIDDARARKLAQDLKRCSYYETCATYGLNVERVFQDACQKIVQQRLSTGSTITPTNSRPTTPQGTRLGVASFHPTTVPSPTNGFSSSTGSPASGLTMSSSSPSHHNSNSQQQQQHQQLSQGTMTLPHRHHVLSASSHHIPIKINSEMLANESQHLSLSQRESHPSQKWGTISHGTSQQALLALTNENNNIAKFVPPSHPVSSDSLQPLGLIPPSGKDSGGGGTGGGGGGKDKELPTPTSTPTTSRKSRRRSNLFIPSSSKKEQQDKIKNGELGSGRAIPIKQGYLYKRSSKSLNKEWKKKYVTLCDDGRLTYHPSLHDYMDDVHGKEVSLQYVTVKVPGQKPRGSKSIITNSALTGANATAPIVNGKMTGSTGSQTGGSNGLTEGIGGLSLAKDRKMTEKVLLTAFDTLREPVKSNSQTSGDEGIVISNSNSQSFIGSDGNTSKMDAQTPNVKKRHRRMKSSGVGKNNEYDDSDGFEFYIVSLDNKQWHFEASNSEERDEWVSVIEQEIFKSLQGIESSKSKPLNPSDIASMQSIRSRVPGNGYCVDCDSPNPEWASLNLGVLMCIECSGVHRNLGSHISKVRSLGLDEWPPGHLSVMLAIGNSLANSVWESNTRGRVKPTPASSREEKESWIRLKYEAKEFLPTFSPSPPIGHQLREAVVRSDMKAIIILLANATAEHINSTVSSRDLRTPLHLACAIGNLAISQLLIWHHANLKHIDHEGRSCLTYAKAANSLAAARQASNTPHHVNVETTSALVELLTSLGCTDPAPFTASGTLPRRRETIDQGTFEKFSSNII